The genomic region ATGATGGAAAGGACGTCCATGACCGCGACTCTCGCTCCCCCGGTCCGTATCAGTAAGGCCGCTGTCTGGGCCTTCGGCATGCTGGCGGTCGCGACCGGTGCCCTGGAGTCGGTGGTGACGCCGACGCTGCCGCTCCTGCAACGCGAGCTGGATATGAGTCCCGCCGAAGGGGCGTTACTCAGCATCACGCTCCTCATCACCGGCGCGCTCGTCACACCGCTCGCGGGCAAGTTCGGCGACCGCTACGGCGGAAAACGGGTCCTGATCCGGCTGATGGCCGTGGTCTCGGCCGGTGGTTTTGTGTCCGCCCTCGCGCCGAACCTGCCCGTGCTGCTGCTCGGTCAGGTGCTGCAAGGGGCGATGGTGGGCGCGCTGCCCCTGACGTTCATCCTGGTGCGCGAACACCTCCCCGCGGAAGAGTCGAAGGTGGCCATCGGAGTGGTCAGCGGGCTGTTCGTCGGGGGCGGGATGGCGGGCACGCTGTCGGCCGGGCCCGTCGCGGAAGGGCTGTCCCGGCACTGGATGTTCGCGCTGCCGACGATCGCCGTCATCGGGGCCACCCTGCTGGTGAACAGGCTGATGCCGCACGATCCGCCGAGCCGGTCGGACGGCGCCGGGGTCGACTGGCCCGGCCTGGTCCTCCTCAGCGGGACGCTCGTCACGCTCATGCTCGTACTCAAGCTGGCGCCCGACATCGGCGGCTCGCAGCCACTCGTGCTCGGAGCCCTCGTCGTGATTCTGGCCGCCTTCGGGACCGGATGGGCGGCAGTCGAGCGACGCGCGGCCTCGCCGATGGTCGATCTGCGCATGCTGGCGCGGCCGACGGTGTGGAGGTCGTGCGTACTGACGTTCATGATCTGCGTCGGTACCTCGGCGGCGGTCCATCTCGTCCCGCAGTTGTTCGCGGTGTCCGGCGACGAGTACGGGTTCGGGGCCGGCGCCACCGAGATCGGCTTCTTCCTGCTGCCCGGCGCCGTCGCCGCGTCGCTGGCCGGGCCGATCGGTGGGATCGGGGCCCGGCGCTTCGGCTCGCGTGCCGTGGTCACCGTCGGGATCGTCATCATGGCCGTCGCCCTGATCGCCCTGGCGGCCGTGCACTCCGAGGTCTGGCACCTCGTCATCGGCAAGGCGGTGATCGCGCTCGCCAACGGCCTGTGCGTTACGGCGCTGGTGACCAGCACCGCCACCTCCGTCGATCACGGTGACACCGGCAT from Streptomyces sp. NBC_00878 harbors:
- a CDS encoding MFS transporter → MTATLAPPVRISKAAVWAFGMLAVATGALESVVTPTLPLLQRELDMSPAEGALLSITLLITGALVTPLAGKFGDRYGGKRVLIRLMAVVSAGGFVSALAPNLPVLLLGQVLQGAMVGALPLTFILVREHLPAEESKVAIGVVSGLFVGGGMAGTLSAGPVAEGLSRHWMFALPTIAVIGATLLVNRLMPHDPPSRSDGAGVDWPGLVLLSGTLVTLMLVLKLAPDIGGSQPLVLGALVVILAAFGTGWAAVERRAASPMVDLRMLARPTVWRSCVLTFMICVGTSAAVHLVPQLFAVSGDEYGFGAGATEIGFFLLPGAVAASLAGPIGGIGARRFGSRAVVTVGIVIMAVALIALAAVHSEVWHLVIGKAVIALANGLCVTALVTSTATSVDHGDTGIATSLVLVTRVIGFAVGVQVSGAILTAGTPSGSKVPAESSFVTGFVIAGVVTALSLLVARTMSKGVKE